One genomic window of Parus major isolate Abel chromosome 11, Parus_major1.1, whole genome shotgun sequence includes the following:
- the NOB1 gene encoding RNA-binding protein NOB1 isoform X1: MGHSDMARVPHVVADTGAFLSAAPLQDIADALYTVPEVLAEIRDRPARRRLAALPCELRLRRPRPELLRLVTEFSKKTGDYASLSAADLQVLALTCQLQAEIDGPGCLRWEPQDKVRLSSTPRHPEAPLHLAGFHLPAKHKAAGKGPRQPGPGSGPAPAESDPFGSFLYWRPPLPSIEEELRELLAISGSPEPPEEHRSPAGGASAGEEEEEEEEEEDEESDDEGWITPSNLKQAQQDTGHCNTAPIGVQVGCVTTDFAMQNVLLQMGLHVLAVNGMLIRQARSYILRCHGCFRITSDMTKVFCPHCGNKTLKKVAVSVSDDGSLHMHFSRNPKVLNPRGLRYPGLIPPLPQYPLPAPQGGKHANNPHLVEDQRFPQQRLSRKARQKTDVFDPDYLARASPFAENDVHSRAAHLHLRDAALGAGRRRLNPNAVTKKFVKRR; encoded by the exons ATGGGGCACTCAGACATGGCGCGTGTTCCGCACGTCGTGGCCGATACGGGCGCGTTCCTGAGCGCGGCCCCGCTGCAG GACATCGCAGACGCGCTGTACACCGTGCCCGAGGTGCTGGCTGAGATCCGCGACCGGCCCGCTCGCCGCCGCCTCGCCGCGCTGCCCTGCGAGCTGCGGCtccgccgcccccgccccgaGCTGCTGCGCCTCG TGACCGAATTCTCCAAGAAGACCGGGGACTACGCGAGCCTCTCGGCCGCCGACCTGCAGGTGCTCGCCCTCACgtgccagctccaggctgagatCGACGGCCCCGGCTGCCTCCGCTGGGAGCCGCAGGACAAG GTGCGGCTCAGCTCCACCCCGCGGCACCCCGAGGCTCCCCTGCACCTCGCCGGCTTCCACCTGCCCGCCAAG CACAAGGCCGCGGGGAAGGGCCCGCGCCAGCCCGGCCCCGGCAGCGGCCCGGCCCCCGCGGAGAGCGACCCGTTCGGATCCTTCCTGTACTGGCGGCCGCCCCTGCCCAGCATCGAGGAGGAGCTGCGGGAGCTGCTG GCCATCTCCGGCAGCCCCGAGCCCCCCGAGGAGCACcggagccctgcaggtggggccAGCGCTggtgaagaagaggaggaggaggaggaggaggaggatgaggagagtGATGACGAAGGCTGGATAACTCCCAGCAACCTGAAGCAGGCCCAGCAGGACACGGGGCACTGCAACACTGCTCCCATCGGTGTCCAGGTCGGCTGTGTCACCACAGACTTTGCCATGCAG AACGTGCTGCTGCAGATGGGTCTCCACGTGCTGGCCGTGAACGGGATGCTGATCCGCCAGGCCCGGAGCTACATCCTGCGCTGCCACGGCTGCTTCAG GATCACCTCGGACATGACCAAGGTGTTCTGCCCCCACTGTGGTAACAAGACCCTCAAGAAGGTGGCAGTGAGTGTCAGTGACGATGGGAGTCTCCACATGCATTTCTCCCGCAACCCCAAGGTGCTGAACCCCCGGGGGCTCAGG TACCCGGGGCTGATCCCTCCTCTCCCGCAGTACCCGCTGCCGGCGCCGCAGGGTGGGAAGCACGCCAACAACCCGCACCTGGTGGAGGACCAGCGCTTCCCGCAGCAGCGCCTGTCCCGCAAGGCCAGGCAGAAAACCGACGTCTTCGACCCCGACTACCTGGCCAGGGCCTCTCCCTTCGCCGAGAACGACGTGCACAGCCGGGCCGCGCACCTGCACCTGCGCGACGCCGCCCTGGGCgccggccgccgccgcctcaACCCCAACGCCGTCACCAAGAAGTTCGTGAAGAGGAGGTGA
- the NOB1 gene encoding RNA-binding protein NOB1 isoform X2: MGHSDMARVPHVVADTGAFLSAAPLQDIADALYTVPEVLAEIRDRPARRRLAALPCELRLRRPRPELLRLVTEFSKKTGDYASLSAADLQVLALTCQLQAEIDGPGCLRWEPQDKVRLSSTPRHPEAPLHLAGFHLPAKHKAAGKGPRQPGPGSGPAPAESDPFGSFLYWRPPLPSIEEELRELLAISGSPEPPEEHRSPAGGASAGEEEEEEEEEEDEESDDEGWITPSNLKQAQQDTGHCNTAPIGVQVGCVTTDFAMQNVLLQMGLHVLAVNGMLIRQARSYILRCHGCFRITSDMTKVFCPHCGNKTLKKVAVSVSDDGSLHMHFSRNPKVLNPRGLRYPLPAPQGGKHANNPHLVEDQRFPQQRLSRKARQKTDVFDPDYLARASPFAENDVHSRAAHLHLRDAALGAGRRRLNPNAVTKKFVKRR; encoded by the exons ATGGGGCACTCAGACATGGCGCGTGTTCCGCACGTCGTGGCCGATACGGGCGCGTTCCTGAGCGCGGCCCCGCTGCAG GACATCGCAGACGCGCTGTACACCGTGCCCGAGGTGCTGGCTGAGATCCGCGACCGGCCCGCTCGCCGCCGCCTCGCCGCGCTGCCCTGCGAGCTGCGGCtccgccgcccccgccccgaGCTGCTGCGCCTCG TGACCGAATTCTCCAAGAAGACCGGGGACTACGCGAGCCTCTCGGCCGCCGACCTGCAGGTGCTCGCCCTCACgtgccagctccaggctgagatCGACGGCCCCGGCTGCCTCCGCTGGGAGCCGCAGGACAAG GTGCGGCTCAGCTCCACCCCGCGGCACCCCGAGGCTCCCCTGCACCTCGCCGGCTTCCACCTGCCCGCCAAG CACAAGGCCGCGGGGAAGGGCCCGCGCCAGCCCGGCCCCGGCAGCGGCCCGGCCCCCGCGGAGAGCGACCCGTTCGGATCCTTCCTGTACTGGCGGCCGCCCCTGCCCAGCATCGAGGAGGAGCTGCGGGAGCTGCTG GCCATCTCCGGCAGCCCCGAGCCCCCCGAGGAGCACcggagccctgcaggtggggccAGCGCTggtgaagaagaggaggaggaggaggaggaggaggatgaggagagtGATGACGAAGGCTGGATAACTCCCAGCAACCTGAAGCAGGCCCAGCAGGACACGGGGCACTGCAACACTGCTCCCATCGGTGTCCAGGTCGGCTGTGTCACCACAGACTTTGCCATGCAG AACGTGCTGCTGCAGATGGGTCTCCACGTGCTGGCCGTGAACGGGATGCTGATCCGCCAGGCCCGGAGCTACATCCTGCGCTGCCACGGCTGCTTCAG GATCACCTCGGACATGACCAAGGTGTTCTGCCCCCACTGTGGTAACAAGACCCTCAAGAAGGTGGCAGTGAGTGTCAGTGACGATGGGAGTCTCCACATGCATTTCTCCCGCAACCCCAAGGTGCTGAACCCCCGGGGGCTCAGG TACCCGCTGCCGGCGCCGCAGGGTGGGAAGCACGCCAACAACCCGCACCTGGTGGAGGACCAGCGCTTCCCGCAGCAGCGCCTGTCCCGCAAGGCCAGGCAGAAAACCGACGTCTTCGACCCCGACTACCTGGCCAGGGCCTCTCCCTTCGCCGAGAACGACGTGCACAGCCGGGCCGCGCACCTGCACCTGCGCGACGCCGCCCTGGGCgccggccgccgccgcctcaACCCCAACGCCGTCACCAAGAAGTTCGTGAAGAGGAGGTGA